The genome window GATTCCCAACACCGCCAACAACCCCTCCCCCAAGACCAGGACGAGGACGATATACTTTCGGAAGgcaccgtcgccgctgccgcaCCGCCATCGCGGGTGACTCGTTcctccgccgctgccgctgctcctcgTTCTTCGACCGCAATGGGTTCCAGAGGGGATAAGAAGCCATCGATGCCCTCCGGGAGCCGGCTGACCATCCGTACCCTACCCGATCTGAACCGGAGTTCTGAGACGGGATCCAATAGCGACTCCGATAGGCCGCAGGAGGTTCCAGTTTCTAATCTTTTGTAGTATCTTTAAAATCCTGTTATGAAATCTGTTTTCTCTCCCTAAAGTTATTTGAATACTACATCAATTGTCTGGGGGAATCGTGGACTGGTAGTTTCTATAACTGAACAAAAGGAACTGGCCGATTCTTTATGAACAAAGGGTTCAACAAATTGGAAAGTGTTTTCAATTTTCTGCATATTGTATAGAAGTTTActgctacattttttttttttatttcaagcaATATGTTGTATTACAATGCAAACATAGGGTAGGTATTGAAACGAGTGAAGGGAACCGGAATTTCACTTTCGGAGAAGAAATGGAAGTAGTAAAAGAGTTCACATTTATTAATACTACAGTGTTATGGTGCCGCCTAAACTTCTAGATTTCCAGGTTTTGGTTTATGAGGAGATGTTCACAAAATACTGCAGAAATTACATTATTTCCAGCAAAAAGTTACATTCTACTGCAATCTGTATCTAGTTCTGTAAGTTTTGGTTCTTGCATATTGCTTTCTCGAGAAAATTGAAGTTATGAAAATCTATTGTTAGTACTGAAAGATATATGTGCATGCATTTAGCCTGACTGCTTGTATTTAATGTTGATTTTACAGGCTTCAAGGATACATGTGGATGTTTTAGGCATTATAACCTTGCAAAAGTTTAATGTAATTACAGATTATATAGCCATCTATATGACAGTTTAACTTCATAAATCTATTATGTATATGAATTCCCCTTCAATTCTGCCTCATTTTGTCTTACTCTTATGCAGTGGTATGCTTGTCCAAGATCCTTTGAAAGGTGGCTATGATGTGGATGCAATATTTGAGCAAGCTAGGCAGATGGGTGCCATGCAAGGACCTTTTCAGCCTCAGTCCTCTAGTTCAAGAAGTTTCACTGGAACTGGCAGGTTATTTTACAGGTGAATCAGTACCACCTACTCCCCAGCAGCCTGAAATTTTTGTGCATAATATCTGTTTCTGGAGGCATGGATTTGCTGTGAATGATGGTGCATTAAGGAGGTTTGATGATCCTGAAAATGCATCCTTCCTAGAGGTATTATAAATATTGTCCTATCTTTACGATTTATATGTTTCGCTAAAATCATTTGTTGCTTAAGACTGTACCATCTGTCGAGGATTTCTAAAGTTGCAGGTTCTCATCATGCGAATAAGGTCTCGGCTGCTTTATGATTAAGTATTGTGCATAGTTCCGATAGGATCTGTATTTTCATGTTCTGGATGATGCTTTGATTCTTGACATTAGTTCCAATCACCATTGGTTAGATGTGATTGTTATGTATGTGGGTTTCACTTCTACCGATGAACAGCATTTCTTATTTGATATTCCAGTGGAAATCTTGTATATGT of Musa acuminata AAA Group cultivar baxijiao chromosome BXJ2-3, Cavendish_Baxijiao_AAA, whole genome shotgun sequence contains these proteins:
- the LOC103978132 gene encoding plant UBX domain-containing protein 4-like — encoded protein: MMWMQYLSKLGRWVPCKDLFSLSPLVQEVSLELAGYFTGESVPPTPQQPEIFVHNICFWRHGFAVNDGALRRFDDPENASFLESIRKSECPKELEPAHRRSMVNVNSIRREENCPEPVGVSFHFKVWEGHLGVGRF